One part of the Parambassis ranga chromosome 8, fParRan2.1, whole genome shotgun sequence genome encodes these proteins:
- the LOC114440380 gene encoding uncharacterized protein LOC114440380: MDVFEEQLAEAVRRYEHLYNTSLRTYKDTQMANNSWKEIAAVLCKEESVCRKKWRHLRDRFAKAKRRVHNCKSGDPGGQKFPVVYTALQWLEPHVKHRETSTNLDLDTLDEQSVADPEEGGSCTTDVCSIAELEYTVLDAAPPVASTPLHGRTVPLPATPPSPRRTGRKRMRGNQTCLDFEGALEILDKRRAEREELMQAGRRDAVQQLMDPCARYMLHVTDFMRALPPQALRNFKWQLQNLMHKTEQEVEQGNAAIEMLS, translated from the exons atggatgtttttgaggagcAGCTTGCTGAGGCAGTGAGGAGATACGAGCATCTCTACAACACATCGCTGAGGACCTATAAAGACACGCAGATGgccaacaactcctggaaggagatagCAGCGGTACTTTGCAaggaagagagtgtgtgtcgcaaAAAGTGGCGCCACCTGCGCGACAGATTTGCAAAGGCAAAACGCCGTGTGCACAATTGCAAAAGTGGTGATCCCGGTGGGCAGAAATTCCCTGTAGTATACACGGCGCTACAGTGGCTCGAACCTCACGTGAAACACCGGGAAACATCAACCAACTTGGACCTGGATACACTAGACGAG CAATCTGTAGCGGACCCGGAAGAGGGGGGATCATGCACCACAGATGTATGCAGCATAGCAGAGCTGGAGTACACAGTACTGGATGCTGCGCCGCCTGTGGCATCCACTCCGCTGCATGGGCGCACAGTTCCTCTGCCCGCAACTCCACCATCTCCACGGCGAACAGGGAGGAAGCGAATGCGAGGCAATCAGACATGTCTGGATTTCGAAGGTGCTCTTGAAATCCTTGACAAACGAAGGGCAGAACGGGAAGAATTGATGCAGGCAGGACGGAGGGACGCcgtacagcagctgatggaccCCTGTGCAAGATATATGCTTCATGTTACCGATTTCATGAGGGCACTACCACCACAGGCGCTCAGAAACTTCAAGTGGCAGTTGCAGAACCTCATGCACAAGACTGAGCAAGAGGTCGAACAAGGCAATGCTGCAATTGAAATGTTATCTTGA
- the LOC114440264 gene encoding galectin-1-like: MHDAEQFQIDLGCDSDDLALHFNPRFHDDTDGAVLVCNSKTDGCWGDEKREIHNPLQRGADVKIVLKLVGDVFEVELPDGQEVRFPNRVGMDVISYIRIRGDIKLTCFKIC, translated from the exons ATGCATGATGCTGAGCA GTTCCAGATCGACCTCGGCTGTGACTCGGACGACTTGGCGCTGCATTTCAACCCCCGTTTCCATGACGACACTGATGGAGCTGTTCTTGTGTGCAACTCAAAGACTGATGGCTGTTGGGGTGATGAAAAACGTGAAATACACAACCCCCTGCAGAGGGGTGCTGACGTGAAG ATTGTGCTGAAGCTGGTGGGAGACGTGTTTGAGGTGGAGCTCCCTGATGGACAGGAAGTCCGGTTTCCCAACCGTGTTGGTATGGACGTCATCAGCTACATCAGAATCAGAGGAGACATCAAACTGACCTGCTTCAAGATCTGCTGA
- the cdc42ep1b gene encoding cdc42 effector protein 1b — MNKTGSTTALSLSKKSLESRTFGTVSSVSCFCLPASLQSGFVTLPHLSRLERQFQDGDIHKDLAPGITLTRSDSLTSFTVDLGPSLMTEMLSFIENPDCLQISGHSQAAGEEEDGEEDEDSSLTDTPVQTPAVTSPSPSTGWITNSRGRTCSSNWTEEEKRSVRTPDGSTGSPQRAEPGMEAERFQRAADVLSRHYGGGSFTKGRRTSSSSSSPAVSQNHKPSHALTEDEEEIKV; from the coding sequence atgaataaaacaggaagtacaacaGCTCTTTCTCTCAGTAAGAAGTCACTGGAGAGCAGGACTTTTGGGacagtgtcctctgtgtcttgtttttgtcttcctGCAAGTCTACAGTCTGGATTTGTCACGTTGCCCCACCTCTCTCGTCTGGAAAGACAGTTCCAAGATGGCGACATCCACAAAGACCTTGCTCCAGGCATCACGCTGACACGTTCAGACTCCCTCACCTCCTTCACCGTGGACCTCGGCCCCTCTCTCATGACTGAGATGCTGAGCTTCATCGAGAACCCCGACTGTCTTCAGATATCTGGTCACAGCCAGGCagcaggtgaggaagaggatggagaggaagatgaagacagCTCTCTAACAGACACACCTGTGCAGACCCCTGCAGTGACTTCACCCAGCCCTTCCACAGGCTGGATTACAAACAGCAGGGGGCGCACCTGTAGCTCTAactggacagaggaggaaaagaggtcTGTGAGGACACCTGATGGGTCCACTGGGTCTCCTCAGAGAGCAGAGCCTGGGATGGAGGCTGAAAGGTTCCAGAGGGCAGCTGACGTGCTGTCCCGTCATTATGGTGGAGGGTCCTTCACAAAAGGAAGGAggacgagcagcagcagctcgtctCCGGCTGTTTCCCAAAACCACAAACCATCACACGCCTTAACCGAGGACGAGGAAGAGATCAAGGTCTAG